The following proteins are co-located in the Deltaproteobacteria bacterium genome:
- the lysM gene encoding peptidoglycan-binding protein LysM: protein MKAAFSASAARRYPKPRSKRSIRSPSISACREPSEFTLTAIQWRQNQGGPKGLLSFIKDAGQRLFGHKEVEKAAADSSPNLDQLNAAAGEAILKYIQSQNLTATDLSVSFDGASGYVNVAGVAPDQATKEKILLCCGNVAGVAGVDDNMTVESSEPEAQYYTVVSGDMLSKISRDYYGDPNKYNTIFEANRPMLTHPDKIYPGQMLRIPAQA, encoded by the coding sequence ATGAAGGCGGCTTTTTCGGCATCGGCGGCCAGAAGGTATCCGAAGCCGAGAAGCAAACGATCAATCAGATCGCCTTCAATCTCGGCATGCCGCGAACCTAGCGAGTTCACACTAACCGCCATCCAGTGGCGACAAAACCAAGGAGGACCCAAGGGACTGTTATCTTTTATCAAAGACGCCGGCCAACGGCTCTTCGGCCATAAAGAAGTTGAAAAGGCGGCTGCCGATTCGAGCCCAAACTTAGACCAGTTGAACGCCGCCGCGGGCGAGGCGATTCTAAAATATATCCAATCGCAGAATCTTACGGCGACCGATCTTAGCGTGAGCTTCGACGGCGCCAGCGGCTACGTCAATGTCGCCGGCGTCGCGCCCGATCAAGCAACCAAAGAAAAGATTTTGCTCTGCTGCGGCAACGTCGCGGGTGTAGCCGGAGTCGATGACAACATGACCGTCGAAAGCAGCGAACCCGAAGCACAATACTACACCGTGGTCAGCGGCGACATGCTCTCGAAAATTTCCCGGGACTACTACGGCGACCCGAACAAGTACAATACTATTTTCGAGGCCAACCGGCCGATGTTGACCCATCCGGACAAGATCTATCCGGGGCAGATGCTGCGCATCCCTGCGCAGGCGTAA